Within the Burkholderia mayonis genome, the region GCTTCGCGGCCATGGAGACGCTCGCCAGCCGCGTGAAGGATCTGGGCTGGCATCTGCAATTCCTCATGGACGTCAAGGCCCTGCCCGAACTGATGCCGCGCATGATGAAGCTGCCGGTGACAGGCGTGATCGATCACATGGGTCACACGCCCGTGGCCGAAGGCCTCTCGGCTCCGGGCTTCGTTGCGTTGCGTCATCTCGTGTCCGCGCACGGCTATTGGGTCAAGCTCTCCGGCGCGTATCGCATCAGCGACAGATTCCCTACCTTCGAAGACGCGACGCCCTTTGCGCGAACGCTGATCGACGACGCGCCCGAGCGCATGGTCTGGGGCAGCGATTGGCCGCATGTGTCGCTTACGCCGGAGCGCATGCCGAACACCGGCGGCCTGCTCAATCTCGTTGCCGACTGGGCGCCCGACGAGGCCACTCGCCACAGGATCCTCGTGAGCAATCCGGCCCGCCTGTACGGCTTTGAGTGAAGCCGCCCGACAGCCCGGGCTGCGTGGCGCCATTCGCGCCCAATGACAAACGAGGAGACACGAAATGAACAGCAATAGTCAGATGTCGGCGACCGAAAAGCCGAACTGGTACAAGCAAATGACGGTGACCGAGAAGCGGACGTTCATGGCCGCGTTCGGCGGTTGGGCGCTCGATGCACTCGATTTCATGGTGTTCACGTTCGTCATCACGACCCTGATCTCGGTGTTTCACATCGACAAGGCCCAGGCCGGCATGCTGGCCACGATCACGCTGCTGTTCTCGGCGATCGGCGGGTGGCTGGCCGGCATCCTTGCCGACCGTTTCGGTCGCGTTCGCGTGCTGCAGTTCACGATTCTCTGGTTTTCCGTGTGCACGGCGTTGATCGGTTTCGCGCAGAACTTCGAGCAGATCTTTGTCCTGCG harbors:
- a CDS encoding amidohydrolase family protein, whose amino-acid sequence is MIELSRFPTASMCAAPLPNIEPPSFRIPHGAVDTHAHVVSADLAYRMVEDRSYTPPPAPEEKYLAMLDATGMTYGVLVQISVYGTDNRYMLEVLDRNPQRLRGVAVVAPDVSDRELEAMHAAGVRGLRINVLFGGGIGFAAMETLASRVKDLGWHLQFLMDVKALPELMPRMMKLPVTGVIDHMGHTPVAEGLSAPGFVALRHLVSAHGYWVKLSGAYRISDRFPTFEDATPFARTLIDDAPERMVWGSDWPHVSLTPERMPNTGGLLNLVADWAPDEATRHRILVSNPARLYGFE